One Synechococcus sp. CC9605 genomic window carries:
- the aroH gene encoding chorismate mutase → MTSSPLVLRGLRGATTCTENSTEAIEAAVSALMDALVDSNDLSSDHLVSVTFSVTADLDACFPAAIARRRPGWDTVALLDCQQMAVQGDLPRCIRVLAHAWIPQEQQPVHPYQGDAQRLRPDRSGHN, encoded by the coding sequence ATGACCAGCTCACCCCTTGTTCTGAGAGGCCTGCGCGGGGCTACCACCTGCACAGAGAACAGCACGGAGGCCATCGAAGCGGCGGTCAGCGCGCTGATGGATGCCCTCGTCGATAGCAATGATCTGAGCTCCGACCATCTGGTGTCGGTGACCTTCTCGGTCACCGCCGATCTCGACGCCTGTTTTCCAGCTGCCATTGCCCGGCGGCGGCCCGGCTGGGACACGGTGGCCTTGCTGGATTGCCAGCAAATGGCTGTTCAAGGCGACCTCCCCCGCTGCATCCGTGTGCTGGCCCACGCCTGGATCCCGCAGGAGCAGCAACCTGTGCATCCCTACCAAGGCGACGCGCAGCGGCTGCGTCCAGACCGATCTGGTCACAACTGA
- the sppA gene encoding signal peptide peptidase SppA, with amino-acid sequence MIWPLRRKSRRRMARIVVDGPITGATRKRVLNALREVKQREFPALLLRIDSPGGTVGDSQEIHAALLRLREQGCRVVASFGNISASGGVYIGVAAEKIVANPGTITGSIGVILRGNDLSRVFEKIGIRFDTVKSGPFKDILSPDRPLSDAERALLQELIDSSYGQFVGVVAQGRNLELETVKRFADGRVFSGEQAQALGLVDELGDEDHARRLAAQLADLDTDDIRPVTLGKQRRKLSGLLPGSQLLHQLQQRLSIELMGSGQVLWLYRP; translated from the coding sequence ATGATCTGGCCCTTGCGGCGAAAATCCCGACGACGGATGGCGCGCATCGTTGTTGATGGCCCCATTACCGGTGCCACACGGAAGCGGGTGCTAAATGCGCTGAGGGAGGTGAAGCAGAGGGAATTTCCAGCACTGCTGCTGCGCATTGACAGCCCCGGCGGCACGGTTGGAGACAGCCAGGAAATTCATGCAGCCCTGCTGCGGCTCCGGGAACAGGGCTGTCGCGTGGTGGCCAGCTTCGGCAACATCTCCGCATCAGGGGGGGTCTACATCGGCGTAGCTGCCGAGAAAATCGTCGCCAATCCCGGAACGATCACCGGTTCCATCGGGGTGATCCTGCGAGGGAACGACCTCTCGCGGGTGTTCGAAAAGATCGGGATTCGCTTCGACACGGTGAAGAGCGGTCCGTTCAAGGACATCCTGTCCCCGGATCGTCCGCTGAGCGATGCCGAACGTGCATTGCTTCAGGAGCTGATCGACAGCAGCTACGGCCAATTCGTTGGTGTTGTGGCGCAGGGGCGAAATCTTGAGCTGGAAACGGTGAAGCGCTTCGCCGATGGACGGGTGTTCAGCGGAGAACAGGCACAGGCATTGGGCTTGGTGGATGAACTCGGCGACGAAGACCATGCCCGTCGTCTCGCAGCGCAGCTGGCCGACCTCGACACGGACGACATCCGTCCCGTCACTCTGGGCAAGCAACGCCGCAAGCTCAGTGGCTTGCTGCCGGGATCCCAGCTCTTGCATCAACTGCAGCAGCGCCTCTCGATTGAATTGATGGGAAGCGGCCAGGTGCTTTGGCTGTACCGCCCATGA
- a CDS encoding DMT family transporter: protein MPSLRLWFLMVLPFALWGTAMTAMAPLLASAGPWLVAGLRLVPAGLALLLWGQCTGRGLAIDSRDRLWFLLFTVVDATLFQGLLALGLEGTGAGLGSVLIDCQPLLVALMARALFMESINPIGWMGLAIGLAGIVCIGLPAELLGHWWLLADPPVVQQLFQPGEGWMLLAAVAMAAGTVLIRFASRHSDPVSVTAWHMVLGGLPLLGVHALQRTDAGLGWTATDWARMGYASLLGSALAYGLFFWFANQRDLTSFSSLGFLTPVFALATGGWLLGERLDLLQWIGVVMVLVSVIFVSQRRRFWEPLSLADPSS from the coding sequence ATGCCGTCATTGCGACTCTGGTTTCTGATGGTGTTGCCCTTTGCGCTCTGGGGCACGGCGATGACCGCCATGGCGCCATTGCTTGCCAGCGCAGGGCCTTGGCTGGTTGCTGGCTTGCGCCTCGTGCCCGCCGGTTTGGCTCTCTTGCTCTGGGGTCAGTGCACCGGCCGTGGCCTGGCGATCGATTCCCGTGATCGACTTTGGTTCCTCCTGTTCACCGTGGTGGATGCCACCTTGTTTCAAGGCCTTCTGGCGCTGGGCTTGGAGGGCACAGGCGCGGGTCTCGGTTCCGTCCTGATTGATTGCCAACCTCTGTTGGTGGCCCTGATGGCACGCGCTCTGTTCATGGAGTCGATCAATCCCATCGGCTGGATGGGCTTGGCCATCGGTTTGGCGGGGATCGTCTGCATTGGTCTGCCCGCTGAGCTGTTGGGACATTGGTGGTTGCTGGCTGATCCTCCGGTGGTGCAGCAGTTGTTTCAGCCCGGTGAGGGCTGGATGTTGCTGGCGGCCGTCGCCATGGCGGCTGGGACGGTGTTGATCCGCTTTGCATCACGCCACAGCGATCCGGTCAGCGTCACGGCATGGCACATGGTGCTGGGGGGACTTCCCCTGCTCGGGGTTCATGCCCTGCAGCGCACCGATGCCGGCTTGGGCTGGACGGCAACTGACTGGGCGCGGATGGGGTACGCAAGCCTGCTTGGAAGTGCCCTGGCCTACGGATTGTTCTTCTGGTTCGCCAATCAGCGCGATCTCACCAGTTTCAGCAGCCTTGGATTTCTCACCCCTGTGTTTGCCTTGGCCACCGGTGGGTGGTTGCTGGGAGAGCGCCTTGATCTGCTCCAGTGGATCGGTGTCGTGATGGTGCTTGTGTCGGTGATTTTTGTGAGTCAACGTCGACGGTTCTGGGAGCCACTGTCTCTTGCGGACCCCTCTTCATGA
- a CDS encoding glycosyltransferase gives MTLSPLHLVIVNTPIGALGSGEGGGVELTLRSLVQGLVRRGHRLTVVAAKGSTLPADCSGVELLEVEGVNQPSWQHADEHAPVEIPRNGLLPALWEAALDVGQSADAVINGGYDWLPLWLTQQVSARLFHLVSMGDVAAVMRDVIEAVAAWDSRRLAFHTHRQAADFQLPSPANVVGNGFDLSIYTFQRPTDGPLGWAGRIAPEKGLEDAAAAAAALGEQLLVWGLREDDAYARQVESSVPKGTIDWRGFLSTQELQQEMGHCRALINTPKWNEAYGNVVVEALACGVPVVAYDRGGPGELICSGRTGWLVPPDDVAALTEALRRVDSIERSYCRSWAEEYASCEVFSQRVESWVRTGLMADVSINPRS, from the coding sequence ATGACGCTGTCACCGCTTCATCTCGTCATCGTCAACACGCCCATCGGGGCCCTCGGCAGTGGCGAGGGTGGAGGTGTGGAGCTCACCCTCCGATCCTTGGTGCAGGGGTTGGTGCGGCGCGGCCACAGGCTCACGGTTGTGGCCGCCAAGGGCTCCACGCTTCCCGCCGACTGCAGCGGAGTTGAGTTGCTGGAGGTGGAGGGTGTGAACCAGCCCAGCTGGCAGCACGCCGACGAGCATGCGCCGGTCGAAATTCCCCGCAACGGTCTTCTGCCGGCTCTCTGGGAAGCCGCGCTCGATGTAGGTCAGTCCGCCGACGCCGTGATTAACGGTGGGTACGACTGGTTGCCCCTGTGGCTAACGCAGCAGGTAAGCGCCAGGCTCTTTCACCTCGTGAGCATGGGGGATGTGGCTGCGGTTATGCGTGACGTGATTGAAGCCGTCGCCGCTTGGGATTCCCGTCGTCTTGCTTTTCACACGCACCGCCAGGCCGCTGATTTCCAGCTCCCTTCCCCCGCCAACGTTGTGGGTAACGGATTTGATCTCAGCATTTACACCTTTCAGCGCCCGACCGATGGCCCCCTGGGTTGGGCAGGCCGCATCGCTCCGGAAAAGGGTCTGGAGGATGCAGCAGCAGCAGCAGCAGCGTTGGGAGAACAGCTTCTGGTTTGGGGGTTGCGTGAGGACGACGCCTATGCGCGCCAGGTGGAGTCGAGTGTTCCCAAGGGCACGATCGACTGGCGTGGATTTCTATCCACCCAGGAGCTGCAGCAGGAGATGGGCCACTGCCGCGCTCTGATCAACACACCCAAATGGAACGAGGCCTACGGCAATGTTGTGGTTGAAGCCCTCGCCTGTGGTGTTCCGGTAGTCGCCTATGACCGCGGTGGACCGGGGGAGCTGATCTGTTCGGGGCGCACAGGCTGGTTGGTGCCGCCCGACGATGTCGCTGCTCTCACGGAGGCTCTTCGTCGCGTTGACAGCATCGAGCGTTCCTACTGCCGCAGCTGGGCTGAGGAGTATGCCTCCTGTGAGGTCTTCAGTCAGCGAGTTGAATCGTGGGTTCGAACAGGACTGATGGCAGATGTCAGCATCAACCCCAGGAGCTGA
- a CDS encoding ArnT family glycosyltransferase, which translates to MSASTPGAEGPLSVNVSGRQRRQVLALVLTLGLVITCWRLGSTGVVDETPPLFAAAGRAMADTGDWLTPRVNGLPRYDKPPLVYWLMGFGYALPGREVWDPLGSWAARFPSALATVGLMLGLADTVLRWPFSGDARPRLTALIAPLAFAFSPLVLVWSRTAVSDALLCGLLGLSLLLQWRRFAAPQEVAWWPAWVILGFAVLAKGPVAVVLSGLALLMFGALRRDLVQPWLRLRPLPGLLLTALISLPWYALELLVEGQPFWDSFFGYHNLQRFTSVVNDHLQPWWFFGPVMLLAALPFTPYLLLGLARVPQSRIAPEHSLHQFAACWLLAVLLLFTTAATKLPSYWLPATPAAALLVAQATVSSTVGSSRWQRMAWGACLMLIAVLAAGFWLGSLWVPLIDDPEMPTLSVDLLASGLLKWAAVWFSAAAALGAVLLLQRRAAAQALLALQGCLLGFHLTALIPIAELADRLRQQPVRDASSLMLLQQRSGEPMVMVGAMKPSLHFYTGQVILYEGQSDGALVNIADRLAHEQRRGWSGYPLGSPGASSTVLVLIDRGTAARDHWSDLQPLLLGQIGIYDVWRLDRSRLEQRAQNLKADGVDADWREPRPERY; encoded by the coding sequence ATGTCAGCATCAACCCCAGGAGCTGAGGGTCCCTTGTCGGTCAATGTTTCAGGACGCCAGCGACGCCAGGTTCTGGCGCTTGTGCTGACCCTGGGACTCGTCATCACCTGCTGGCGTTTGGGATCCACCGGCGTGGTGGATGAAACTCCGCCGTTGTTTGCCGCAGCCGGGCGGGCCATGGCTGACACCGGCGACTGGCTGACGCCTCGGGTGAACGGCTTGCCCCGTTACGACAAACCGCCCCTGGTGTACTGGCTGATGGGGTTCGGCTATGCCTTGCCCGGACGCGAGGTTTGGGATCCTCTCGGCAGTTGGGCGGCACGGTTTCCTTCCGCCCTGGCCACGGTCGGGCTGATGCTTGGCCTCGCCGATACCGTGCTGCGTTGGCCGTTTTCCGGCGATGCGCGTCCGCGTTTAACGGCACTAATTGCGCCGCTGGCGTTTGCCTTCTCGCCCCTGGTGCTCGTCTGGAGCCGCACCGCAGTGAGTGATGCTCTGCTGTGCGGCCTGCTGGGTCTCAGCCTGTTGTTGCAGTGGCGGCGTTTTGCTGCCCCCCAAGAGGTGGCCTGGTGGCCGGCCTGGGTGATCCTCGGATTTGCAGTACTGGCCAAGGGGCCTGTCGCTGTAGTGCTGTCAGGACTCGCTCTGCTGATGTTCGGAGCGTTGCGACGGGATCTCGTTCAGCCTTGGCTGAGGCTGCGCCCGCTGCCCGGGTTGCTGCTCACCGCTCTGATCAGCCTTCCCTGGTACGCACTGGAGTTGCTGGTGGAAGGACAGCCCTTCTGGGACAGCTTTTTCGGCTATCACAACCTTCAACGCTTCACCTCCGTTGTGAACGATCACCTCCAGCCCTGGTGGTTTTTCGGGCCGGTGATGCTCTTGGCTGCCCTGCCCTTCACGCCTTATCTGCTGTTGGGGCTGGCGCGGGTACCCCAATCACGGATCGCTCCTGAGCATTCGTTGCATCAATTCGCAGCTTGCTGGCTGTTGGCGGTGCTGCTTCTGTTCACCACCGCAGCCACCAAGCTCCCCAGTTATTGGTTGCCCGCCACCCCCGCGGCGGCTCTGTTGGTGGCCCAGGCCACTGTGAGCTCCACGGTGGGCTCATCGCGCTGGCAACGGATGGCCTGGGGCGCCTGCCTGATGCTGATCGCGGTCCTGGCCGCTGGGTTTTGGCTGGGATCGCTTTGGGTTCCCCTGATCGACGATCCGGAGATGCCGACGCTGTCGGTGGATTTGCTGGCCAGTGGTTTGTTGAAGTGGGCTGCGGTCTGGTTCAGCGCTGCCGCCGCCCTTGGAGCCGTTCTCTTGCTTCAGCGCCGTGCTGCCGCTCAGGCCTTGCTGGCCCTGCAGGGCTGTCTGCTCGGATTTCATCTCACGGCACTGATCCCCATCGCCGAACTCGCCGATCGTCTGCGTCAGCAACCGGTGCGCGACGCGTCCTCACTGATGCTGTTGCAACAGCGCAGTGGAGAGCCCATGGTCATGGTTGGCGCCATGAAGCCTTCGCTGCACTTCTACACAGGGCAGGTGATTCTCTACGAAGGCCAATCCGATGGGGCGTTGGTCAACATTGCGGATCGCCTGGCCCATGAACAGCGACGCGGCTGGAGTGGATACCCCCTCGGGAGTCCTGGTGCATCAAGCACTGTGCTGGTGCTGATCGATCGCGGCACGGCCGCTCGGGATCACTGGAGCGACCTACAGCCTTTGCTCCTCGGCCAGATCGGGATCTACGACGTGTGGCGTCTGGACCGCAGTCGCCTTGAGCAACGGGCACAAAACCTCAAGGCCGATGGCGTGGATGCCGACTGGCGGGAGCCGCGTCCGGAGCGGTACTGA
- a CDS encoding DUF721 domain-containing protein yields MGVAPESQRRRLPGLELLQSAAPAPAEPLQTCLNALQKEWRKDDHLAALWQDWPRVAGAQLAPHCRPLSLQRGVLTVGASHPQWRQALLYNKPQLISALHQAGHAVRDLRIQQHHPLQSAVLESEASIWAQHPSRTDVHGMGTCPDCSRPAPNGEIKLWGQCGFCHRQTLSRS; encoded by the coding sequence ATGGGCGTTGCACCTGAGTCACAACGTCGTCGCCTACCGGGCCTGGAGCTGCTCCAGTCAGCTGCACCAGCGCCAGCGGAACCCTTGCAAACCTGCCTGAACGCGCTGCAGAAAGAGTGGCGCAAGGATGACCACTTGGCGGCGCTTTGGCAGGACTGGCCGAGAGTTGCGGGAGCCCAACTGGCACCGCACTGCCGCCCCCTATCGCTGCAACGCGGGGTACTGACCGTGGGAGCAAGTCATCCCCAATGGCGCCAGGCTCTCCTTTACAACAAGCCTCAACTGATCAGCGCCCTGCATCAAGCCGGCCACGCGGTGCGTGATCTGCGCATTCAGCAACACCACCCCCTTCAATCAGCAGTATTGGAGAGCGAAGCCAGCATTTGGGCCCAGCATCCGAGCCGCACCGATGTGCATGGCATGGGGACATGCCCGGACTGCAGCAGACCAGCGCCCAACGGAGAAATCAAGCTCTGGGGGCAATGCGGTTTTTGCCATCGACAGACCTTGTCACGGTCTTAA
- a CDS encoding PspA/IM30 family protein yields MGFFDRLSRLVRANANAAVSSMEDPAKILDQSVADMQADLVKLRQAVALAIASQKRLTSQAEQAAAQSKTWYERAELALKKGEESLAREALTRRKTFQETATSLTAQVQAQDGQVESLKKSLVALEGKIAEAKTKKDMLKARAQAAKAQQQLQSTVGSIGTDSAMAAFERMEEKVEALEATGQAAAELAGSDLESQFAALESGGGVDDDLEALRAQLKGGPEAVALPASEASEAVKPVQVEEVDAELEDLKRSIDKL; encoded by the coding sequence ATGGGTTTCTTTGATCGGCTGAGCAGGTTGGTTCGTGCCAACGCCAACGCTGCTGTTAGCAGCATGGAGGACCCAGCCAAGATCCTCGATCAATCCGTCGCAGACATGCAGGCGGACCTGGTCAAGTTGCGTCAGGCCGTCGCCCTGGCGATTGCGAGTCAGAAGCGTCTGACCAGCCAGGCTGAGCAGGCTGCAGCTCAATCCAAGACCTGGTACGAGCGTGCCGAGTTGGCTCTGAAAAAGGGTGAGGAATCCCTGGCTCGGGAAGCATTGACCCGTCGCAAGACGTTCCAGGAGACGGCGACCTCGCTGACAGCCCAGGTGCAGGCCCAAGACGGCCAAGTGGAGTCGCTCAAGAAGAGTCTGGTAGCCCTCGAAGGAAAGATCGCTGAGGCCAAGACCAAGAAGGACATGCTCAAGGCCAGGGCCCAGGCGGCCAAGGCTCAGCAGCAGTTGCAGAGCACCGTCGGCAGCATCGGCACCGATTCCGCCATGGCGGCCTTCGAGCGGATGGAGGAAAAGGTTGAGGCCCTGGAAGCCACCGGTCAGGCTGCGGCTGAGCTGGCTGGATCTGATCTGGAGAGTCAGTTCGCGGCTTTGGAAAGCGGTGGCGGCGTTGATGATGATCTCGAGGCGTTGCGTGCTCAGCTGAAGGGAGGCCCGGAAGCCGTTGCTCTCCCCGCATCCGAGGCCTCTGAGGCCGTGAAGCCCGTGCAGGTGGAAGAGGTGGATGCCGAACTCGAAGACTTGAAGCGATCCATCGACAAGCTCTGA
- the trxA gene encoding thioredoxin has translation MAGAVADFTDAGFKREVLKASGTVLVDFWAAWCGPCRLIAPLMDWVASDYGDRVSVGKLEVDANPQTRDAYEVQGIPTLILFRNGEVVARHEGAIAKPQLQSFLDANL, from the coding sequence TTGGCTGGAGCTGTTGCCGATTTCACCGATGCTGGTTTTAAACGTGAAGTCCTCAAGGCTTCCGGCACGGTCCTTGTTGATTTCTGGGCTGCCTGGTGTGGTCCCTGCCGACTGATCGCCCCTTTGATGGATTGGGTCGCCAGTGATTACGGCGATCGTGTCAGCGTTGGCAAGCTTGAGGTGGATGCCAATCCCCAGACCCGTGATGCCTATGAGGTGCAGGGCATTCCCACGCTCATCCTCTTCCGCAACGGTGAAGTGGTGGCGCGGCATGAAGGTGCCATCGCCAAACCGCAGCTGCAGTCCTTCTTGGATGCCAACCTCTAA